From Armatimonadota bacterium, a single genomic window includes:
- a CDS encoding methylmalonyl-CoA mutase family protein has protein sequence MSDQEQSEERLPRFTTISGLEIDRVYGPAHTARLDYARDLGDPGEYPFTRGIHPTMYRGRLWTMRQFAGFGSAEDSNRRFHYLLEQGQTGLSVAFDMPTLMGYDSDHPRALGEVGREGVAIDTVEDMKVLLRDLPLNRVTTSMTINAPANVLLAMYLVAAEEAGFLWPELGGTTQTDMLKEFIAQKEWIVPPRPSMRFIQDMLVFGTRELPRWNVISISGYHIREAGATAVQELAFTLADGIAYVQAGIEAGLDVDAFAPRLSFFFDCHNDFFEEIAKFRAARRMWARIMRERFGATRPRSWWLRFHTQTAGVSLTAQQPLNNIVRVTLQALAAVLGGTQSLHTNSMDETYALPTEEAVRVALRTQQIIAHESGVTNTVDPLGGSYFVEALTDRMEEEAGAYLRRIDDLGGMVRAVELGFPQREIAEASFRFQQALERKEKIIVGVNDFVIPEETPIPILRIDPEVERIQIDRLRRVRAERDGAAVRRALDRLKRAIESGENTMYPIVEAVRARASIGEICDVYRAVYGEYREPAII, from the coding sequence GTGAGCGATCAGGAGCAGTCCGAGGAACGGTTGCCGCGCTTCACGACGATCTCCGGCCTGGAGATCGACCGGGTCTACGGCCCGGCGCACACCGCGCGCCTGGACTACGCCCGGGATCTGGGCGATCCGGGGGAGTACCCCTTCACCCGCGGGATCCACCCCACGATGTACCGCGGCCGCCTGTGGACGATGCGGCAGTTCGCCGGTTTCGGCTCGGCCGAAGACAGCAACCGCCGCTTCCACTACCTCCTGGAGCAGGGCCAGACCGGGCTATCCGTGGCCTTCGACATGCCCACGCTGATGGGGTACGACTCCGACCATCCCCGGGCCCTGGGCGAGGTCGGCCGGGAGGGCGTGGCCATCGACACCGTGGAGGACATGAAGGTACTCCTGCGGGACCTGCCCCTGAACCGCGTCACCACCTCGATGACGATCAACGCCCCGGCCAACGTGCTGCTGGCGATGTACCTCGTGGCCGCGGAGGAGGCCGGGTTCCTCTGGCCGGAGCTGGGCGGGACGACCCAGACGGACATGCTCAAAGAGTTCATCGCCCAGAAGGAGTGGATCGTCCCGCCCCGGCCCAGCATGCGCTTCATCCAGGACATGCTGGTTTTCGGCACACGGGAACTGCCGCGCTGGAATGTGATCAGCATCAGCGGCTACCACATTCGCGAGGCGGGCGCCACCGCGGTGCAGGAGCTGGCCTTCACGCTGGCCGACGGGATCGCCTACGTGCAGGCGGGGATCGAGGCGGGGCTGGACGTGGACGCCTTCGCCCCGCGGCTGAGTTTCTTCTTCGACTGCCACAACGACTTCTTCGAGGAGATCGCCAAGTTCCGCGCCGCCCGGCGGATGTGGGCGCGGATCATGCGGGAGCGGTTCGGGGCGACGCGGCCGCGGTCGTGGTGGCTGCGGTTCCACACCCAGACCGCGGGGGTGTCGCTCACCGCCCAGCAGCCGCTGAACAACATCGTGCGGGTAACCCTCCAGGCGCTGGCCGCAGTGCTCGGCGGCACGCAGTCCCTGCACACCAACTCCATGGACGAGACCTACGCCCTGCCGACGGAGGAGGCGGTGCGGGTCGCCCTGCGCACCCAGCAGATCATCGCCCACGAGAGCGGGGTCACCAACACCGTGGACCCCCTGGGCGGGTCGTACTTCGTGGAGGCGCTCACCGACCGGATGGAAGAGGAAGCCGGCGCGTACCTGCGCCGGATCGACGACCTGGGCGGGATGGTGCGCGCCGTGGAGCTGGGCTTTCCCCAGCGCGAGATCGCCGAGGCGAGCTTCCGCTTTCAGCAGGCCCTGGAGCGCAAGGAGAAGATCATCGTCGGGGTCAACGACTTTGTCATCCCCGAAGAGACGCCGATCCCCATCCTGCGCATCGACCCGGAGGTGGAGCGGATCCAGATCGACCGCCTGCGCCGGGTCCGGGCGGAACGGGACGGCGCTGCGGTGCGCCGGGCCCTGGACCGGCTGAAGCGGGCCATCGAGTCCGGCGAGAACACCATGTACCCGATCGTGGAGGCGGTGCGCGCCCGGGCCAGTATCGGCGAGATCTGCGACGTCTATCGTGCCGTGTACGGGGAGTACCGCGAGC